The genomic DNA AAATTCGTTGTTTGACTCGCTTCAATCTGCGGATATCGCAACCCTGAGGGTGGTGGGGGTGTTGAAAACGTCGGGACTCCGTCTAGGGTGGGTGTCTCAGTCACTGGACACCGAACTTGGAGGGCCGGCAGTGAGCACCGAGCTGCGTCGTCTGCGCAATTACATCGACGGTGAGTTCCGGGACGCCGCCGACGGACGGACCACGGACGTGGTCAACCCCGCCACGGGCGAGGCGTACGCGACCGCCCCCCTGTCCGGGCAGGCGGACGTGGACGCCGCCATGACGGCCGCCGCGGCGGCCTTCCCGGCCTGGCGGGACCTGGTCCCGGCCGAGCGGCAGAAGGCCCTGCTGAAGATCGCGGACGCGTTCGAGGAGCGGGCCGAGGAGCTGATCGCGGCCGAGGTGGAGAACACCGGCAAGCCGATCGGGCTGACCCGCTCCGAGGAGATCCCGCCGATGGTGGACCAGATCCGCTTCTTCGCGGGCGCGGCGCGGATGCTGGAGGGCCGCGGCGCCGGCGAGTACATGGAGGGGCTGACCTCCTTCGTGCGCCGCGAGCCCATCGGCGTCTGCGCGCAGGTCGCGCCGTGGAACTACCCGATGATGATGGCCGTGTGGAAGTTCGCCCCGGCCCTCGCCGCGGGCAACACGGTCGTCCTCAAGCCCTCGGACACCACCCCCGCCTCCACGGCCCTGATGGCCGACATCATCGGCTCGATCGTGCCCAAGGGCGTCTTCAACGTCGTCTGCGGCGACCGCGACACCGGCCGCCTGATGGTCGAGCACGAGACCCCGGCGATGGCCTCGATCACCGGCTCGGTGCGGGCCGGCATGTCGGTCGCCGAGTCGGCGTCGAAGGACCTCAAGCGGGTCCACCTGGAGCTGGGCGGCAAGGCCCCTGTCGTGGTCTTCGAGGACACCGACATCCCCAAGGCCGTCGGGGGCATCTCGGAGGCGGGCTACTTCAACGCCGGGCAGGACTGCACGGCGGCCACCCGTGTGCTGGTCCACGAGTCGATCCACGACGAGTTCGTCAGCGCGCTCGCCAAGGCCGCGTCCGAGATCAAGACCGGACAGCCGGACGACGAGGACGTGCTCTACGGCCCGCTCAACAACCCCAACCAGCTCAAGCAGGTCTCCGGGTTCATCGAGCGCCTGCCCGCCCACGCCAAGGTCGAGGCGGGCGGTCACCGGGTCGGCGACAAGGGCTACTTCTACGCCCCGACGGTCGTCTCCGGCCTCAAGCAGGACGACGAGATCATCCAGCAGGAGGTCTTCGGCCCGGTCATCACCGTCCAGTCCTTCCGCGACGAGGACCAGGCCGTCGAGTGGGCCAACGGCGTGGAGTACGCGCTCGCCTCCT from Streptomyces sp. CB09001 includes the following:
- a CDS encoding gamma-aminobutyraldehyde dehydrogenase, which gives rise to MSTELRRLRNYIDGEFRDAADGRTTDVVNPATGEAYATAPLSGQADVDAAMTAAAAAFPAWRDLVPAERQKALLKIADAFEERAEELIAAEVENTGKPIGLTRSEEIPPMVDQIRFFAGAARMLEGRGAGEYMEGLTSFVRREPIGVCAQVAPWNYPMMMAVWKFAPALAAGNTVVLKPSDTTPASTALMADIIGSIVPKGVFNVVCGDRDTGRLMVEHETPAMASITGSVRAGMSVAESASKDLKRVHLELGGKAPVVVFEDTDIPKAVGGISEAGYFNAGQDCTAATRVLVHESIHDEFVSALAKAASEIKTGQPDDEDVLYGPLNNPNQLKQVSGFIERLPAHAKVEAGGHRVGDKGYFYAPTVVSGLKQDDEIIQQEVFGPVITVQSFRDEDQAVEWANGVEYALASSVWTKDHGRAMRMSKKLDFGCVWINTHIPLVAEMPHGGFKKSGYGKDLSGYGFDDYTRIKHVMTSLDM